The Thermobispora bispora DSM 43833 genome window below encodes:
- a CDS encoding DEDD exonuclease domain-containing protein — translation MDAVQGTLDELGTPLHEVTFVVFDLETTGGSPAEDAITEIGAVKVCGGQVRGEFATLIDPGRPIPPFISVLTGITDAMVVAAPKLPQVLPAFLEFIRGATLVAHNAPFDLGFLRAACAEYGYPPPANPVVDTADLARRMLTRDETPDCKLATLARYFRSATEPCHRALADARATVDVLHGLLERAGALGVHTLEELRAFNRMPTPEQRRKRHLAEGVPAAPGVYVFEDAKGEALYVGKSTNLRNRVRSYFTASEARPRIREMIGIAERVRTIVCATALEAEIRELRLIAATKPRYNRRSRFPERAVWLKLTDEPFPRLSIVREVKDDGGAYLGPFGSARAADDARTALHETLPLRRCTERLGPRARRPACALAEIGKCGAPCEGRESREEYARHAALARRAMEQDAGMVFSAMEARMRRLADQQRFEEAAVERDRLAAFIRAAARMQRLRSLTAIPELIAASPAAGGAWDIHVIRYGRLAAAGVMPRGAHPTPFVDALVATAETVIPGPGPTPAASAEETECLLRWLETPGVRLVRVDGTWSLPANGAGRLRARIERACAGIPGDRPRDGRPMR, via the coding sequence GTGGACGCGGTACAGGGCACCCTCGATGAGCTCGGCACCCCGCTGCACGAGGTGACGTTCGTCGTCTTCGACCTGGAGACGACCGGCGGGTCGCCGGCCGAGGACGCCATCACCGAGATCGGCGCGGTGAAGGTCTGCGGCGGCCAGGTGCGCGGCGAGTTCGCCACCCTGATCGACCCCGGCCGCCCCATCCCGCCGTTCATCTCGGTCCTCACCGGGATCACCGACGCGATGGTCGTGGCCGCGCCCAAGCTCCCCCAGGTGCTCCCCGCCTTCCTCGAGTTCATCCGCGGCGCCACCCTCGTCGCCCACAACGCCCCGTTCGACCTGGGGTTCCTGCGGGCCGCGTGCGCCGAGTACGGCTACCCGCCGCCCGCCAACCCGGTCGTGGACACCGCCGATCTCGCCCGGCGGATGCTCACCCGGGACGAGACGCCGGACTGCAAGCTCGCCACCCTGGCGCGGTACTTCCGCAGCGCCACGGAGCCGTGCCACCGGGCCCTCGCCGACGCCCGGGCCACCGTGGACGTGCTCCACGGCCTCCTGGAACGGGCCGGCGCCCTCGGGGTGCACACGCTCGAGGAGCTGCGGGCCTTCAACCGGATGCCCACCCCCGAGCAGCGGCGCAAGCGCCACCTCGCCGAGGGCGTCCCCGCCGCCCCAGGGGTGTACGTCTTCGAGGACGCCAAGGGCGAGGCGCTCTACGTCGGCAAGAGCACCAACCTGCGCAACCGGGTGCGCAGCTACTTCACCGCGAGCGAGGCGCGGCCCCGGATCCGCGAGATGATCGGCATCGCCGAGCGGGTCCGCACGATCGTCTGCGCCACCGCGCTCGAGGCCGAGATCCGCGAGCTCCGCCTGATCGCCGCCACCAAGCCGCGGTACAACCGGAGATCGCGCTTCCCCGAGCGCGCGGTCTGGCTGAAGCTGACCGACGAGCCGTTCCCCCGGCTCAGCATCGTGCGCGAGGTCAAGGACGACGGCGGGGCGTACCTCGGCCCGTTCGGCAGCGCCCGCGCGGCCGACGACGCCCGTACCGCCCTCCATGAGACGCTGCCCCTGCGGCGGTGCACCGAGCGGCTGGGCCCGCGCGCCCGGCGCCCCGCCTGCGCGCTGGCGGAGATCGGCAAGTGCGGCGCGCCCTGCGAGGGCCGGGAGTCCCGGGAGGAGTACGCCCGGCACGCGGCCCTGGCCCGGCGCGCCATGGAGCAGGACGCCGGGATGGTCTTCTCCGCGATGGAGGCGCGGATGCGGCGCCTGGCCGACCAGCAGCGGTTCGAGGAGGCGGCGGTGGAGCGCGACCGGCTCGCCGCGTTCATCCGGGCGGCCGCGCGCATGCAGCGGCTGCGGTCGCTCACCGCCATCCCGGAGCTGATCGCGGCGAGCCCTGCCGCGGGCGGCGCGTGGGACATCCACGTCATCCGGTACGGCAGGCTCGCCGCCGCGGGCGTGATGCCACGGGGCGCCCACCCCACGCCGTTCGTCGACGCCCTGGTCGCCACCGCGGAGACCGTCATCCCGGGCCCCGGCCCCACCCCGGCGGCGTCCGCCGAGGAGACCGAGTGCCTGCTGCGCTGGCTGGAGACGCCCGGGGTCCGCCTGGTGCGGGTCGACGGCACCTGGAGCCTGCCCGCGAACGGCGCCGGCCGGCTCAGGGCGCGGATCGAGCGGGCGTGCGCCGGGATACCGGGCGACCGGCCGCGTGACGGCAGGCCGATGCGGTGA
- a CDS encoding TenA family protein: MTAIPAYHEWRATAADPAFTEWLRSAAEPDWSAVIDHPFATAIIRGEADMRRYLVQDFQFVDSFTALLGAAVATAESFESRARIGRFLGQIAADTERGYFHRALTALGAGTGPAKPEPVTEEFLSLMDETRRSQRYPLILTVLCVAEWTYLGWASRAEFPLPENFIHREWIELHSGPEFAGWVAFLRDELDRIGPSLAEEEQAEVLGLFRRATELERRFFDMAAG; this comes from the coding sequence ATGACCGCCATCCCGGCGTACCACGAGTGGCGCGCGACGGCCGCCGACCCGGCCTTCACCGAGTGGCTGCGCTCGGCCGCCGAACCCGACTGGTCGGCCGTGATCGATCACCCCTTCGCCACGGCCATCATCCGCGGTGAGGCGGACATGCGGCGGTACCTCGTCCAGGACTTCCAGTTCGTCGACTCCTTCACCGCCCTGCTCGGCGCCGCGGTGGCCACCGCGGAATCCTTCGAGTCCAGGGCGCGGATCGGCCGGTTCCTCGGCCAGATCGCCGCCGACACCGAGCGCGGCTACTTCCACCGCGCGCTCACCGCCCTCGGCGCCGGAACCGGCCCGGCCAAGCCCGAGCCGGTGACCGAGGAGTTCCTGTCGCTCATGGACGAGACGCGCAGGAGCCAACGCTACCCGCTCATCCTCACCGTGCTCTGCGTGGCCGAGTGGACGTACCTCGGCTGGGCGAGCCGCGCCGAGTTCCCGCTCCCGGAGAACTTCATCCACCGCGAGTGGATCGAGCTGCACAGCGGGCCCGAGTTCGCCGGATGGGTGGCCTTCCTCCGCGACGAGCTCGACCGGATCGGCCCGTCCCTCGCGGAGGAGGAGCAGGCGGAGGTGCTCGGCCTCTTCCGCCGCGCCACCGAGCTGGAGCGCCGGTTCTTCGACATGGCCGCCGGCTGA
- the trpD gene encoding anthranilate phosphoribosyltransferase, with amino-acid sequence MDMRTTWPSLLNALLAGENLTADETAWAMGEIMSGTATSAQIAAFAVALRAKGETVAEVTGLARAMLDRAVPLSVDGPVVDIVGTGGDRAHTVNVSSMAAIVAAAAGARVVKHGNRAASSLCGAADVLERLGVVLDLTPEATARLAEEAGIAFCFAPVYHPALRFAGPARKEIGIPTVFNFLGPLTNPARPAAQAIGVYDERMLPVVAGVFAERGVRALVFRGHDGLDELSTAGPSTVFVVRDGTATQVTFDPADLGIPRARPEDLRGGDPDYNANVVREVLAGKPGPVRDAVLLNAAAALVAYDGPGDDLTADLQRAYVRAAQAVDSGRAAATLDRWIELSRALKNS; translated from the coding sequence ATGGACATGCGCACCACGTGGCCGTCGTTGCTCAACGCACTGCTGGCAGGGGAGAACTTGACCGCCGACGAGACGGCCTGGGCGATGGGGGAGATCATGTCGGGGACGGCGACCTCGGCGCAGATCGCCGCCTTCGCCGTGGCGCTCCGCGCCAAAGGCGAGACGGTCGCCGAGGTGACGGGTCTCGCCCGCGCCATGCTCGACCGCGCCGTGCCGCTCTCCGTGGACGGGCCGGTGGTCGACATCGTCGGTACCGGCGGCGACCGCGCGCACACCGTGAACGTCTCCTCCATGGCGGCGATCGTCGCCGCCGCCGCCGGGGCCCGGGTGGTGAAGCACGGCAACCGGGCCGCCTCCTCGCTGTGCGGCGCGGCCGACGTGCTCGAGCGGCTCGGGGTCGTCCTCGACCTCACGCCCGAGGCCACCGCCCGGCTCGCCGAGGAGGCGGGGATCGCGTTCTGCTTCGCCCCCGTTTACCATCCCGCCCTGCGGTTCGCCGGCCCGGCACGTAAAGAGATCGGTATCCCCACGGTCTTCAACTTCCTCGGCCCGCTCACCAACCCGGCCCGGCCGGCCGCCCAGGCGATCGGGGTCTACGACGAGCGGATGCTCCCGGTGGTGGCCGGGGTGTTCGCCGAGCGCGGGGTGCGGGCGCTAGTCTTCCGGGGCCACGACGGCCTGGACGAGCTCTCCACGGCCGGTCCGTCGACCGTCTTCGTCGTCCGGGACGGCACGGCCACGCAGGTGACGTTCGACCCGGCCGACCTCGGCATCCCGCGCGCCCGGCCGGAGGACCTGCGCGGCGGCGACCCGGACTACAACGCCAACGTCGTCCGCGAGGTGCTCGCCGGGAAGCCCGGCCCGGTGCGCGACGCCGTGCTGCTCAACGCCGCGGCCGCGCTGGTGGCGTACGACGGCCCCGGGGACGATCTGACCGCGGACCTTCAGCGGGCGTACGTCCGCGCCGCCCAGGCGGTCGACTCCGGCCGCGCCGCGGCGACCCTGGACCGGTGGATCGAGCTGAGCCGCGCCCTGAAGAACTCCTGA
- a CDS encoding ubiquinol-cytochrome c reductase iron-sulfur subunit, whose translation MTDNNIEQPEGRVPKRVIGTPPPDRPVLADDEPQEAKDVPGVTYPDPAKARRAEKVVALLFFLAFLGSVSFIASYVIFQVGTLDKVATSNLALGGSLTVALLSIAIGVTVWVRHIMPKYHLIEERHPMASSKEVREYVKQTFLQGAEESGLFRHKLLRRTLLLAAAPLGLLPLVLLKDLGPLPGTALRHTVWGERTKDGRYRRLVVEGTGQPIRAADFNSPGGILSVVPEGYEHDLNALAKATLILIKLRPEEFKSGTNMNWTYDGIVAYSKICTHVGCPTALYEQTTKYILCPCHQSTFDAADGAKVVFGPAARPLPQLPIGVDEEGYLVAKGDFAVPPGPSFWERGDAEAEAREKQTT comes from the coding sequence ATGACAGATAACAACATCGAGCAACCGGAGGGCCGCGTCCCGAAGCGGGTCATCGGCACCCCGCCACCTGACCGTCCCGTCCTCGCGGACGACGAGCCTCAGGAGGCTAAGGACGTGCCCGGCGTCACGTACCCGGACCCGGCGAAGGCCCGGCGGGCCGAGAAGGTCGTGGCGCTCCTGTTCTTCCTCGCCTTCCTCGGCAGCGTGTCGTTCATCGCGTCCTACGTGATCTTCCAGGTCGGCACGCTGGACAAGGTGGCGACGTCGAACCTGGCACTGGGCGGCTCGCTCACCGTGGCGCTGCTCTCGATCGCGATCGGCGTCACCGTGTGGGTGCGGCACATCATGCCGAAGTACCACCTGATCGAGGAGCGTCACCCGATGGCCTCCAGCAAGGAGGTCCGGGAGTACGTCAAGCAGACGTTCCTCCAGGGTGCCGAGGAGAGCGGCCTGTTCCGGCACAAGCTGCTGCGCCGGACCCTGCTGCTCGCCGCCGCCCCGCTCGGCCTTCTCCCGCTGGTGCTGCTGAAGGACCTGGGCCCGCTGCCGGGCACCGCGCTGCGGCACACGGTGTGGGGTGAGCGGACCAAGGACGGCAGGTACCGCCGGCTCGTCGTCGAGGGCACCGGTCAGCCCATCCGGGCGGCCGACTTCAACTCCCCCGGCGGCATCCTCTCGGTCGTCCCCGAGGGGTACGAGCACGATCTCAACGCGCTCGCCAAGGCGACGCTCATCCTGATCAAGCTGCGGCCGGAGGAGTTCAAGTCCGGCACGAACATGAACTGGACGTACGACGGCATCGTCGCGTACTCCAAGATCTGTACCCACGTGGGCTGCCCGACCGCGCTGTACGAGCAGACCACGAAGTACATCCTCTGCCCGTGCCACCAGTCGACCTTCGACGCGGCCGACGGTGCGAAGGTCGTCTTCGGCCCGGCCGCCCGGCCGCTGCCGCAGCTCCCCATCGGGGTGGACGAGGAGGGCTACCTGGTCGCCAAGGGCGACTTCGCCGTCCCGCCCGGCCCCAGCTTCTGGGAGCGCGGTGACGCCGAAGCCGAAGCAAGGGAGAAGCAGACGACATGA
- a CDS encoding NlpC/P60 family protein: MRARLPLILGLAAAVALLPHASAQADPQPTIAQAKAKLEKLNRQADALVDRYNAANEKWKKAKRQYAEVNRDYNKRLIRVEQLKRQLVAMAVNTYQVGGFEPLSLAYTPTPDAMLSGLATLDQIARERAIRLEEYQSAMAGLKQRRNEKKRLYEEAAKRRAELAEEKKKVERLIAEQTRLLRRLQAYNPGDPNSPGKVYTGPASGNARIALQFAYRQIGKPYRYGGTGPNAWDCSGLVQAAWAAAGVRLPRTSYEQWAWGANRRVPLDQLQPGDLVWKNGYSHVGLYAGNGKVVHAPRTGDVVKEVSLAEYRPTGAVRP; encoded by the coding sequence GTGCGAGCGCGGTTACCCCTGATCCTCGGATTGGCCGCTGCGGTCGCGCTGCTCCCGCACGCGAGCGCCCAGGCCGATCCGCAGCCCACCATCGCACAGGCGAAGGCGAAGCTGGAGAAGCTCAATAGGCAGGCCGACGCGCTCGTCGACCGCTACAACGCGGCGAACGAGAAGTGGAAGAAGGCCAAGCGGCAGTACGCCGAGGTGAACCGCGACTACAACAAGCGGCTCATCCGGGTGGAGCAGCTCAAGAGGCAGCTCGTCGCGATGGCCGTCAACACCTACCAGGTCGGCGGCTTCGAGCCGCTGAGCCTGGCCTACACCCCCACCCCCGACGCCATGCTGAGCGGGCTCGCCACCCTCGACCAGATCGCGCGGGAACGGGCCATCCGGCTGGAGGAGTACCAGTCGGCCATGGCCGGCCTGAAGCAGCGGCGGAACGAGAAGAAGCGGCTCTATGAGGAGGCCGCGAAGCGGAGGGCCGAGCTGGCCGAGGAGAAGAAGAAGGTCGAGCGGCTCATCGCCGAGCAGACCCGGCTGCTGCGCAGGCTGCAGGCCTACAACCCGGGCGACCCCAACAGCCCGGGGAAGGTCTACACCGGGCCCGCCTCGGGCAACGCCCGGATCGCGCTCCAGTTCGCCTATCGGCAGATCGGCAAGCCGTACCGCTACGGCGGCACCGGGCCGAACGCGTGGGACTGCTCGGGCCTGGTGCAGGCGGCGTGGGCCGCGGCCGGGGTCCGCCTGCCCCGGACCAGCTACGAGCAGTGGGCATGGGGCGCCAACCGGAGGGTCCCGCTCGACCAGCTCCAGCCCGGAGACCTGGTCTGGAAGAACGGGTACAGCCACGTCGGCCTCTACGCGGGCAACGGCAAGGTCGTGCACGCGCCCCGCACCGGCGACGTGGTGAAGGAGGTCAGCCTCGCCGAGTACCGCCCCACCGGAGCGGTGCGCCCGTGA
- a CDS encoding Lrp/AsnC family transcriptional regulator: MVTAIVHIKADVDRIPEVAQAIADIDGVSEVYSITGEFDLLAMVRVPRYEDISAVVPGRLNKVPGVRHTETHIAFRTYSRHDLEAAFSIGLDDAD; the protein is encoded by the coding sequence ATGGTCACCGCCATCGTGCATATCAAGGCCGACGTCGACCGCATCCCGGAGGTCGCCCAGGCGATCGCCGACATCGACGGGGTGAGCGAGGTCTACTCGATCACCGGTGAGTTCGACCTGCTCGCGATGGTCCGGGTCCCCCGGTACGAGGACATCTCCGCGGTCGTCCCCGGCCGGCTCAACAAGGTGCCCGGCGTGCGGCACACCGAGACGCACATCGCCTTCCGCACCTACTCGCGGCACGACCTGGAGGCCGCCTTCTCGATCGGCCTGGACGACGCGGACTGA
- a CDS encoding cytochrome c oxidase subunit 3 translates to MLTVATASAISTATRPHAANRPNLVQVGTIVWLSSELMFFAALFAMYFTIRAFALGQGQPWPEAHLDIPFATANTTILVLSSVTCQLGVWAVERGQVGKLQFWYWVSFLLGAIFVAGQLWEYGNLVHEGHTLSHSPYDSIFYLATGFHGLHVTGGLVAFLFLLGRTYVAKRLTHEQQTSAIVVSYYWHFVDVVWIGLFATIYIIQ, encoded by the coding sequence ATGCTGACCGTGGCGACAGCATCCGCAATCAGCACAGCGACCAGACCACACGCGGCGAACCGGCCCAACCTGGTTCAGGTCGGCACCATCGTGTGGTTGTCCTCTGAGCTCATGTTCTTCGCGGCGCTGTTCGCGATGTACTTCACCATCCGCGCGTTCGCCCTGGGACAGGGACAGCCCTGGCCCGAAGCACACCTGGACATTCCGTTCGCCACCGCCAACACGACCATCCTGGTCCTGTCGAGTGTCACCTGCCAGCTGGGCGTGTGGGCCGTGGAGAGGGGCCAGGTGGGGAAGCTGCAGTTCTGGTACTGGGTCAGCTTCCTGCTGGGCGCCATCTTCGTGGCCGGACAGCTCTGGGAGTACGGCAACCTCGTGCACGAGGGGCACACCCTGTCGCACTCGCCGTACGACTCCATCTTCTACCTGGCCACCGGCTTCCACGGCCTGCACGTGACGGGTGGTCTTGTCGCGTTCCTGTTCCTGCTGGGGCGCACGTACGTCGCGAAGCGCTTGACCCATGAGCAGCAGACCAGCGCGATCGTCGTGTCGTACTACTGGCACTTCGTCGACGTGGTCTGGATCGGACTTTTCGCGACCATTTACATCATCCAATGA
- a CDS encoding c-type cytochrome, whose product MKSITARRRHRLARVAVVALALSLLGGTYALAAPNNSADAAMASGKADDVAQGKSLYVAHCSSCHGMNAEGTAKAPTLVGVGAAAVDFQVSSGRMPAGDASSQAPRKPRAEWATDEAISQLAAYIQSLGGGPTIPTDEQVDPAKGDPARGGELFRANCIQCHNFVGAGGALTEGKVAPPLNPATPRQIYEAMVTGPQAMPVFNDSVITPDQKRDMIAYIVSVREQTDPGGWGLGRIGPVTEGLVAWVVGITLVILASIWITAKKRRTQA is encoded by the coding sequence GTGAAATCCATCACCGCCCGGCGGCGCCATCGCCTTGCCAGAGTCGCCGTCGTCGCGCTCGCGCTGAGTCTGCTCGGCGGGACCTACGCCCTCGCCGCGCCGAACAACAGCGCGGACGCGGCGATGGCGTCCGGCAAGGCCGACGACGTGGCGCAGGGCAAGAGCCTTTACGTGGCCCACTGCTCGAGCTGCCACGGCATGAATGCCGAGGGCACGGCCAAGGCCCCCACGCTGGTGGGCGTCGGCGCGGCGGCAGTGGACTTCCAAGTGAGCAGCGGCCGGATGCCCGCCGGCGACGCCTCCTCGCAGGCGCCGCGCAAGCCGCGCGCCGAGTGGGCGACCGATGAGGCGATCAGCCAGCTCGCCGCATATATCCAGTCGCTCGGCGGTGGCCCGACCATCCCGACCGATGAGCAGGTCGACCCGGCCAAGGGCGACCCGGCCCGGGGTGGCGAGCTCTTCCGGGCGAACTGCATCCAGTGCCACAACTTCGTCGGCGCGGGCGGCGCGCTGACCGAGGGCAAGGTCGCTCCGCCGCTCAACCCGGCGACGCCCCGCCAGATCTACGAGGCGATGGTCACCGGTCCGCAGGCGATGCCGGTATTCAACGACTCGGTCATCACCCCGGACCAGAAGCGCGACATGATCGCGTACATCGTCTCGGTGCGGGAGCAGACCGACCCCGGTGGCTGGGGACTAGGCCGGATCGGTCCGGTCACTGAAGGCCTGGTCGCGTGGGTCGTGGGTATCACCCTGGTCATCCTGGCCTCCATCTGGATCACCGCGAAGAAGCGACGGACGCAGGCATGA
- a CDS encoding response regulator transcription factor produces MRVLVYSDDAGTREKVRLAIGRRPAVDLPEVEIVECATELAVFKHLETGGIDVAVLDGEAAPAGGMGICRQAKDEIHNCPPVLLLIARRDDRWLANWSRADAVIAQPIDPVALAESVAELLRRRLTLSRAS; encoded by the coding sequence ATGAGGGTTCTCGTCTACAGCGACGACGCAGGCACCCGGGAGAAGGTGCGGCTGGCGATCGGGCGGCGTCCCGCCGTGGACCTGCCCGAGGTCGAGATCGTGGAGTGCGCGACCGAGCTGGCGGTCTTCAAGCACCTCGAGACCGGGGGCATCGACGTGGCGGTGCTCGACGGCGAGGCCGCCCCTGCCGGTGGGATGGGAATCTGCCGGCAGGCGAAGGACGAGATCCACAACTGCCCTCCCGTCCTCCTGCTCATCGCCCGGCGCGATGACCGGTGGCTCGCCAACTGGTCCCGCGCCGACGCCGTGATCGCTCAGCCCATCGACCCGGTGGCCCTCGCCGAGAGCGTCGCCGAGCTCCTGCGGCGCCGGCTCACCCTCTCCCGGGCGAGCTGA
- a CDS encoding glycosyltransferase family 4 protein: MGQRTLIITNDFPPRAGGIQAFVHGLASRLPPDSVVVYAPRWTGCEEFDARQPYRVVRHPTTLMLPTWPVARRAADLVEKGATVVFGAAAPLGLLAPVMRAAGAARIVMITHGHEASWARLPGARRILRRIGAGADVVTYLGDFTRRHLARVIPEGKLVRLAPGVDTDAFRPGAGGEAVRRALHLGDRPVVVCVSRLVPRKGQDMLIRAWPMVLRRVPDAVLLIVGDGPSRRSLERAVTRARLWSSVVFAGPVRWSELPAYYDAGDVFAMPCRTRLGGIDVEGLGIVYLEASATGLPVVAGSSGGAPEAVRHGETGLVVDGRSPGEIADALAGLLTDPERAREMGRRGRDWVEREWRWDLVTTRFAGLLAPHKSTPRRFGSRRGAAQE; the protein is encoded by the coding sequence ATGGGACAGCGAACGTTGATCATCACCAACGACTTCCCGCCCCGCGCCGGCGGGATCCAGGCCTTCGTGCACGGGCTCGCCTCGCGCCTCCCGCCCGACTCGGTCGTGGTGTACGCCCCGCGGTGGACCGGGTGCGAGGAGTTCGACGCGCGCCAGCCGTACCGGGTGGTGCGCCACCCGACCACGCTCATGCTGCCCACCTGGCCGGTGGCGCGGCGGGCCGCCGACCTCGTCGAGAAGGGCGCCACCGTGGTCTTCGGCGCGGCGGCGCCCCTGGGCCTGCTCGCCCCGGTCATGCGCGCCGCCGGGGCCGCCCGGATCGTGATGATCACCCACGGCCACGAGGCGTCCTGGGCGCGGCTCCCCGGCGCCCGCCGGATCCTGCGCCGGATCGGCGCCGGGGCCGACGTGGTCACCTACCTCGGCGACTTCACCCGGCGTCACCTGGCACGCGTCATCCCCGAGGGCAAGCTGGTACGGCTCGCGCCCGGCGTGGACACCGACGCCTTCCGCCCGGGCGCGGGCGGGGAGGCCGTGCGGCGGGCGCTCCACCTCGGGGACCGGCCCGTGGTGGTCTGCGTCTCCCGGCTCGTCCCGCGCAAGGGCCAGGACATGCTGATCCGGGCCTGGCCGATGGTGCTGCGCCGGGTCCCCGACGCGGTGCTGCTCATCGTGGGGGACGGCCCGTCCCGCCGGTCGCTGGAGCGCGCCGTCACCCGGGCGCGCCTGTGGAGCTCGGTGGTCTTCGCCGGCCCGGTGCGCTGGTCCGAGCTCCCCGCCTACTACGACGCCGGTGACGTGTTCGCCATGCCGTGCCGCACCCGGCTGGGCGGCATCGACGTGGAGGGCCTCGGCATCGTCTACCTCGAGGCGTCGGCGACCGGGCTGCCGGTGGTCGCCGGCTCCTCCGGCGGCGCCCCGGAGGCGGTACGGCACGGCGAGACGGGCCTGGTGGTCGACGGGAGGTCGCCCGGCGAGATCGCGGACGCGCTCGCCGGGCTGCTCACCGACCCGGAGCGCGCGCGGGAGATGGGCCGGCGCGGGCGGGACTGGGTCGAACGGGAGTGGCGCTGGGACCTGGTCACCACCCGGTTCGCCGGCCTGCTCGCCCCGCATAAGAGCACGCCGCGGCGGTTCGGATCACGCCGCGGCGCGGCTCAGGAGTAG
- a CDS encoding NYN domain-containing protein encodes MPEQVRLRVVELAAQVLGGMPATAIPGPLRSIAKFEPRKRARLGAAPIAAQLETDAEFRELVAESVRTAWPELVASLADGTVPPAADPVHVAAAAYLTRPPAWPDLVERVRADIEQAVAAERQEQVETRLRERLAAQRAAAKVELERVKEQLKAARAENAELRRKLHEARERAKAAEAKAAELEATAAEAIAKAESASKAAELELRTLRERLAEAERQLEASRRAAREGRSIEDARIRVLMDALMDAAAGLRKELALPATINRPADYVPAIRPGQPSVSSVPARALSNDDPQLLDQLLAIPHLHLIIDGYNVTKTGYPSLTLADQRARLLTGLGGLAVQSRVEVTCVFDGADLNGPVQVSAPRGVRVMFSTPGESADDLIKRLVRAEPAGRGVAVVSSDREVADSVRRMGARPVPSTLLLRRLDRC; translated from the coding sequence TTGCCCGAACAGGTCCGGTTACGTGTCGTGGAGCTCGCCGCGCAGGTGCTGGGCGGGATGCCCGCCACCGCGATCCCCGGGCCGTTGCGGAGCATCGCCAAGTTCGAGCCGCGCAAACGCGCCCGGCTCGGCGCCGCGCCGATCGCGGCCCAGCTCGAGACCGATGCGGAGTTCCGCGAGCTGGTCGCCGAGTCCGTGCGCACGGCCTGGCCGGAGCTGGTGGCGAGCCTCGCCGACGGCACGGTGCCGCCGGCGGCCGACCCCGTCCACGTCGCGGCGGCCGCCTACCTGACGCGCCCGCCCGCCTGGCCGGACCTGGTCGAGCGGGTACGGGCGGACATCGAGCAGGCGGTCGCCGCCGAGCGGCAGGAGCAAGTGGAGACGCGGCTGCGCGAGCGGCTCGCCGCCCAGCGCGCCGCGGCCAAGGTGGAGCTGGAGCGGGTCAAGGAGCAGCTCAAGGCCGCCCGGGCGGAGAACGCCGAGCTCCGGCGCAAGCTGCACGAGGCCCGGGAGCGGGCGAAGGCGGCCGAGGCGAAGGCCGCCGAGCTGGAGGCCACGGCGGCCGAGGCCATCGCCAAGGCGGAGAGCGCGAGCAAGGCGGCCGAGCTTGAGCTGCGCACGCTCCGGGAGCGGCTGGCGGAGGCCGAGCGGCAGCTCGAGGCGAGCCGCCGGGCGGCGCGGGAGGGCCGCAGCATCGAGGACGCCCGGATCCGGGTGCTGATGGACGCGCTCATGGACGCCGCGGCCGGGCTGCGCAAGGAGCTCGCGCTGCCCGCCACGATCAACCGGCCCGCCGACTATGTGCCGGCGATCCGGCCCGGCCAGCCCAGCGTCTCCTCCGTGCCGGCCCGGGCGCTCTCCAACGACGACCCCCAGCTGCTCGACCAGCTCCTCGCCATCCCGCACCTGCACCTGATCATCGACGGGTACAACGTGACCAAGACCGGCTACCCGTCGCTCACCCTCGCCGACCAGCGCGCGCGCCTGCTCACCGGGCTCGGCGGCCTCGCCGTGCAGTCCAGGGTGGAGGTGACGTGCGTCTTCGACGGCGCCGATCTCAACGGCCCGGTCCAGGTGTCCGCGCCCCGCGGGGTCCGGGTGATGTTCAGCACCCCGGGCGAGAGCGCCGACGACCTGATCAAGCGCCTGGTGCGCGCCGAGCCGGCCGGCCGCGGGGTCGCCGTGGTCTCCTCCGACCGTGAGGTGGCGGACTCGGTGCGCCGGATGGGGGCCCGGCCGGTGCCCTCCACCCTCCTGCTGCGCCGTCTCGACCGCTGCTGA